The Podarcis muralis chromosome 10, rPodMur119.hap1.1, whole genome shotgun sequence genome includes a region encoding these proteins:
- the UCN3 gene encoding urocortin-3, protein MTRPRLLILFLILFAARTSLLLKLYKAESVFGCVDAALSEARKGLPGENSALGKRSFKYPRVAEEDLSLEDNQEEAEEDKDKRTFPAVTRYRYLAQAQGKGKVYQGVPAKGDRRSKVTLSLDVPTNIMNILFSIAKAKNMRAKAEANAQLMAQIGRRK, encoded by the coding sequence ATGACTCGCCCCAGGCTCCTCATCCTCTTCCTCATCCTCTTCGCTGCGCGGACGAGCCTCTTGCTCAAATTGTACAAGGCCGAGTCCGTCTTCGGCTGCGTTGACGCGGCCCTCTCCGAGGCTCGGAAAGGTCTCCCGGGCGAGAACTCCGCCCTGGGCAAGAGGAGCTTCAAGTACCCACGGGTGGCCGAAGAAGACCTCTCCTTGGAGGACAACCAAGAGGAAGCCGAGGAGGACAAGGACAAAAGGACGTTCCCGGCCGTCACCCGCTACAGATACCTTGCCCAGGCGCAGGGGAAGGGCAAGGTGTACCAAGGTGTGCCGGCAAAGGGCGACCGGCGCTCGAAGGTCACCCTCTCGCTCGACGTCCCCACCAACATCATGAACATCCTCTTTAGCATCGCCAAGGCCAAGAACATGAGGGCCAAGGCGGAGGCCAACGCTCAACTGATGGCGCAGATCGGCCGGCGAAAGTGA